One Spinacia oleracea cultivar Varoflay chromosome 4, BTI_SOV_V1, whole genome shotgun sequence DNA segment encodes these proteins:
- the LOC110800370 gene encoding HVA22-like protein k: protein MAFPGSINPLEVGLRLLLSPPGSNIVVRTACCSVGVVLPVYNTFKAIERKDPDEQQRCLVYWAAYGSFTVAEMITDKFIYWFPLYYHMKFAFLVWLQLPSTNGATQLYENHLRPFLLRHQVKLDYIVGILYTEMAKFVSMHQAELKFVRRILANIVESASQIFRGSPRSNGGGGPAAIEGPAEQEQHENIDLEHED from the exons GTTGGTTTGCGATTGCTACTGAGTCCACCAGGTTCCAACATTGTTGTTCGAACTGCATG CTGCTCAGTGGGGGTAGTTTTGCCTGTTTATAATACTttcaaagctattgaaaggAAGGATCCTGATGAGCAGCAAAGGTGTCTTGTTTACTGGGCAG CTTATGGCTCGTTTACTGTAGCTGAAATGATCACTGACAAGTTCATCTATTG GTTTCCCCTATACTACCATATGAAGTTTGCTTTTCTTGTCTGGCTTCAACTTCCTTCAACCAAT GGAGCAACACAGCTGTACGAGAACCACCTGCGTCCTTTCCTATTGAGACATCAAGTTAAACTTGATTACATTGTGGGAATTCTGTATACTGAAATG GCTAAATTTGTGTCCATGCACCAAGCAGAACTCAAATTCGTAAGGAGAATCCTTGCCAACATTGTAGAATCAG CAAGTCAGATATTTAGGGGAAGTCCGCGCTCTAACGGAGGTGGTGGTCCTGCTGCTATTGAAGGTCCAGCTGAACAAGAACAACATGAGAATATAGATTTGGAGCATGAAGATTGA
- the LOC110800377 gene encoding deSI-like protein At4g17486, with amino-acid sequence MKLESKGGSSSGKSSRSRGKFASRFCMFPKVKSVVTGPGSAPVYLNVYDLTPINGYMYWAGVGIYHTGIEVNGSEYAFGAHDFPTSGVFEVEPRQCPGFKFRKAIFMGTTSLQPSEVREFMEQQSRNFHGDAYHLIVKNCNHFCDDICYKLTGKRIPKWVNRLARIGSVCNCILPESLKASTIPEPHLEVYESDKKHLRPFSCFSSFSMSQKEESISSLFLHSHYMGCLPPWDSKSRTKSGIFEEED; translated from the exons ATGAAACTAGAATCCAAAGGTGGCTCGTCGAGTGGTAAATCTAGTCGTAGTAGAGGCAAATTTGCCTCTCGTTTTTGTATGTTCCCCAAGGTGAAATCAGTTGTTACCGGTCCAGGCTCTGCTCCGGTTTACCTAAACGTTTATGACTTAACACCTATCAATGGCTACATGTATTGGGCAGGAGTTGGTATATATCACACTGGTATTGAAG TCAATGGCTCAGAATATGCTTTTGGTGCTCATGACTTCCCGACTAGTGGTGTGTTTGAGGTTGAACCTCGGCAATGCCCTGGCTTCAAGTTCAGGAAAGCAATATTCATGGGAACAACATCTCTACAGCCTAGTGAAGTTAGAGAGTTCATGGAGCAACAATCACGAAATTTTCATGGTGATGCTTATCACTTGATTGTCAAGAATTGCAACCATTTCTGCGACGATATCTGTTACAAGTTAACAGGAAAGAGGATTCCTAAATGGGTTAATCGACTTGCTAGAATAG GTTCAGTTTGCAACTGCATACTTCCAGAAAGTCTAAAGGCCTCTACTATTCCAGAACCCCATCTTGAAGTATATGAAAGCGACAAGAAGCACCTACGACCCTTCAGTTGCTTTTCATCCTTCTCAATGTCTCAGAAGGAAGAATCAATTTCTTCCTTGTTTTTACATTCACACTATATGGGATGTCTACCACCTTGGGATTCAAAAAGTAGGACAAAATCTGGGATTTTTGAAGAGGAAGACTGA